Below is a genomic region from Labeo rohita strain BAU-BD-2019 unplaced genomic scaffold, IGBB_LRoh.1.0 scaffold_410, whole genome shotgun sequence.
GTTGTATCTTCCAAAAGAACAATGACCATCaaaattaacacaaaaatgGGTCACTGACCACAAAATACGGGTTCTACTATTGCTGTCCCAGTTCGCTGACCTGAACCCTCTCGAAAACTAAAGAGGAAAGAGTTTATCATGGAGCTGGGAATCTAAAGGGTCTGGAGTGAATCTGGATGAAGGAATGGATTCTGATCTCTTGTTCTCTAAAATCATCAAGCATTATAGGACAGACTCATAGCTGCAAAAAGTATTGAATAAAAGGGTGTCGTTAATTGTGGCCAattagagaaataaataaataaataaaaatcttttagaatgatttccattcacttccattttacttagttgatttttttaaaataaaagatcaaaatgattaacagtgcgtatttattttcacacacttCTTTGTTCATATCTACCAAGAGTACCAATAATTTTGATATGTAAAGACTGAAAACACAATGTTAATCTGAAGTTAAACCTGCCTCCTGGTAGGTTTAATTTAAGCCTCAATTTAGTCCTGAAGTAGCTCTAGTCTTCCTCCAGGAAATCAGCCTATTAAATTCTGGACTAGACTAAGTCTAAGACTATTTAAAACCGTGACAAAGAAAGCAGATTTCTGTAAATGTGCTTTAAAGGGCCATTTTattctaggactaggcttaatcTCTGTCCGGGAAACTGCTCCTATATGAAAGATCTTTTTTAGGCATATGACCAatcacagcaaaatccccagtgttaatttaacactctgagtgtggacacatataaacactgaagcagtgttgaaggtaatgagataattaggtgattaacgaagtgatgattaatcattattgaagacacctgatgttaataagcagaatcaccaaaggagaaaaacaaaatttttaagcaatcaTTATAGTGCtcaatgtttgcattagttgggctcttgacccttaactCACCAAcgttagattttgtttggctgcgaTTACTaagttataacagccagacaagcaaagagcaaaagtcaataagatggcgttgactgtgcttgacttaatcatcatatagtgacttgagtGGTTGACATAGAATTTTCTTacagataacaaaaaaaaaaaaaactgtgaacaaaagatcaatcaattttgccataatcagacagatgatgacaaaaaaaaaagaatcagtgtgagaatcacaacaacggtgaccatcaaaaagcatgttgtagccaatcagaactcatccatgactcccatcatgcattgcggcatgaataaattatgagagttcagagttgatctgtttatctgaatatgctaGGCTATTACAAGAAGcaaaccccaaaaaaaaaaacctaacttagagattagactctagatgatttacgtcaaacaatgaatatgttaaaacataatcacctggtgacttgagcttttggcctgtctggctgtttcaactcaaatacagcagtCAAACAAAATCTAgcattaaagatttaagggtcaagagcccaactaatgcaaacattgaccactataatggttgcttaaaaattttgtttttttcctttggtgattctgcttgttaacatcaggtgtcttcaataatgatcaatcatcactttgttaatcacctaattatctcattaccttcaacactgcttcagtgtttatatgtgtccacactcagagtgcactcagttttgttgtttgttgtttagttGTTGTAAATGTGTCTCTTGTAATGtgtgttcttgtgttcagatgcctgtgatctcacactggatacaaacacagcaaacaaacaCCTCATTCTGTCTGACGACAACAGAAAGGCGACAAGTTTGAATGAGCCACAGtcatatcctgatcatccagacagatttgatgagTTTCAGGTTCTGTGTGTTGAGAGTCtgactggacgctgttactgggagactGAATGGAGTGGAGATAATGTTGaaatatcagtgtcatataaagAAATCAAGAGGAAAAGATGGAGTTTTGACTGTGTGTTTGGAGGTAATGTAAACTCCTGGAGTCTTGAATACTCTAATCACAGATTCACTGCCCGtcacaataataaatacactGATATATCTGCTGGTTCAGTGTCCAGTAAGagagtaggagtgtatgtggacgtGTCTGGTGGCACTTTGTCCTtttacagcgtctctgacacaaacaaactcacacacttacacacattcacacacacattcactcaaACACTACACGCTGGATTTAGACTTTATCCAAACTGTTCGTTGTCTCTGTgtgacattaaacacacacagacattagtCGACACAGTGTGAGTGTAATGATGTGAaagtgttgctgttgttgtgtgtgttttaatcacAGGCTTCAGGAAGTTCAATATCAGACACACAAGACAGTTTCCTGTTTCAGATCATCAGGATGAAGATGTTTCTCCAGTCAGAGACACTTTCTGTGTTTCTGTCCAACACAAATCACAcaatcaaacacacaaataaaatcacatgTCATATTTACACTGTTGTATCATATTAAAAGATTGTTTATGCAAATGATCTTTagactgtatttgtatttgttttcacTCCTTCACAATCAAAAATGatgagatttaaaataaaacttttttctttttattggcaaaagtaatatttttgttctataatatttttcaattaCTATTTACAATTTTGATGCGATTTTATGATACTATGCATTACTTATAGTATTTAAGTTTTATgagctctttttttatttcccaATTAAGAcgaattacacttgaaatacaactttattttatttttttttaggataattaatgtaatatttttgttcaataatgttttttgattattatttagcattttgagctgattttatggtagtattacatttttaaaaacttttaatgagctatttttccaataaaattaaactttgagtCTCTTCATTTTTTGGGTCACACCTGaaatacaactttattttattttttt
It encodes:
- the LOC127160643 gene encoding stonustoxin subunit alpha-like, which encodes SDACDLTLDTNTANKHLILSDDNRKATSLNEPQSYPDHPDRFDEFQVLCVESLTGRCYWETEWSGDNVEISVSYKEIKRKRWSFDCVFGGNVNSWSLEYSNHRFTARHNNKYTDISAGSVSSKRVGVYVDVSGGTLSFYSVSDTNKLTHLHTFTHTFTQTLHAGFRLYPNCSLSLCDIKHTQTLVDTV